The following proteins come from a genomic window of Sesamum indicum cultivar Zhongzhi No. 13 linkage group LG10, S_indicum_v1.0, whole genome shotgun sequence:
- the LOC105171393 gene encoding heavy metal-associated isoprenylated plant protein 33 produces MSKEEFLKIQTCVLKVNIHCDGCKQKVKKILQKIDGVYTTNIDSEQGKVTVSGNVDPATLIKKLNKNGKYAEIWGAPKPNNNNNHNQLNNQLKNLQIDSGKGGNNKGQPQKGGVNNQPKGGVPQVQNPQLQQLQQLQQLQQMKGFQDLKMPPQFMKDLKIPPLNNTKEQNPKSVKFNLPEDEGLSDDEYDDDDYEDDDDYDDDEDDLDDDLDDVPLNRTKPIVGNGQGGSQMPNMLMSSMMNGQNPQQLMKGVPNVGSNGGNIGANAKKGGGGSGANIPVQINLGGGSDGKGGANGGKKGGNGSNNGGNQNPVGGKGGKNGGGQPQDSKNSGGNGGQNKSGGGGVANVNNFNPNGAKKGGGMNDGPLGMPNMMSMNAGGSVGQMRNMPMGPMGNLPMGQMGNLASAQGMPTMNGSGGGGGGNGNGGLGSGGAGYFQGGGPEPMAGNPYYQQQQQLAQQQQLAAMMMNQQRAIGNERFQPMMYARPPPAVNYMPPYPPYPYPPPPGERADQYAMFSDENTSSCSVM; encoded by the exons ATGAGTAAAGAAGAGTTCTTGAAGATCCAG ACTTGCGTTCTGAAGGTCAATATACACTGTGATGGGTGTAAGcaaaaagtgaagaaaatcTTGCAGAAGATTGATG GTGTTTACACCACCAACATAGATTCAGAGCAGGGGAAGGTGACAGTATCAGGGAATGTTGACCCAGCCACGCTCATCAAGAAGCTTAACAAGAATGGGAAATATGCAGAGATATGGGGTGCACCAAAGcccaacaacaacaataaccACAACCAGCTCAACAATCAGTTGAAGAACCTGCAAATTGACAGTGGCAAAGGTGGAAACAACAAGGGCCAGCCTCAAAAGGGTGGTGTCAATAACCAGCCAAAAGGTGGGGTTCCTCAGGTTCAAAATCCACAGCTTCAGCAGCTTCAACAGCTTCAGCAGCTTCAACAGATGAAAGGATTTCAAGATCTGAAGATGCCCCCACAGTTTATGAAGGACCTGAAAATTCCCCCTCTTAACAACACTAAGGAGCAGAACCCGAAGTCTGTCAAGTTCAACTTGCCTGAAGATGAAGGCCTCTCTGATGATGagtatgatgatgatgactaTGAAGATGACGACGactatgatgatgatgaagatgaccTTGATGATGATTTAGATGATGTCCCTCTGAATAGGACGAAGCCCATCGTGGGAAATGGGCAGGGCGGCTCGCAAATGCCTAACATGTTGATGAGTAGCATGATGAATGGCCAGAACCCTCAGCAACTGATGAAGGGTGTTCCTAATGTTGGTAGTAATGGAGGCAACATCGGTGCTAATGCGAAAAAAGGTGGGGGTGGAAGTGGTGCAAACATCCCTGTCCAAATCAATCTTGGCGGTGGTAGTGATGGAAAGGGCGGTGCTAATGGTGGCAAGAAAGGTGGTAATGGGAGTAACAATGGTGGAAACCAGAATCCGGTTGGTGGAAAAGGTGGCAAGAACGGTGGTGGGCAGCCGCAAGACAGCAAAAACAGTGGCGGCAATGGTGGTCAGAACAAAAGCGGTGGCGGTGGGGTTGCCAATGTcaacaattttaatcctaaTGGTGCCAAGAAAGGGGGTGGAATGAATGATGGGCCTCTTGGCATGCCAAACATGATGTCCATGAATGCTGGTGGTAGTGTGGGCCAGATGAGGAATATGCCAATGGGCCCTATGGGCAATCTGCCAATGGGCCAAATGGGCAATCTTGCATCTGCTCAAGGTATGCCGACAATGAACGgcagtggtggtggtggcggtgGTAACGGCAATGGTGGCCTCGGCAGTGGTGGGGCAGGGTATTTTCAAGGTGGTGGGCCGGAGCCCATGGCTGGGAACCCCTACTATCAACAACAGCAACAACTGGCTCAACAACAACAACTGGCTGCAATGATGATGAACCAGCAACGCGCAATTGGGAACGAGAGGTTTCAGCCAATGATGTATGCCCGACCTCCACCTGCTGTTAACTACATGCCGCCATACCCTCCTTACCCATATCCACCTCCACCAGGCGAGCGGGCCGACCAATATGCAATGTTCAGTGACGAAAACACCTCGAGCTGCAGTGTGATGTGA